From Montipora foliosa isolate CH-2021 chromosome 6, ASM3666993v2, whole genome shotgun sequence, a single genomic window includes:
- the LOC138008913 gene encoding uncharacterized protein, with the protein MTKTSTILYCGRWLNSSAKYMTRHNEALKVIFYELLKDLDLVTSIPPWYSQNTLKPLYENEKGKALWDVPLYAEYAEVRNNRIEYTVIDEKRKKVVLLEMSCPWVSKREIKCGEKTSKYPPLRYELRRRYPGYKIEQHNIIIDGLGGSSRSVKESLRQLVGSGRCNSVLRNMQKAVVSSSLDIARTLKVLSD; encoded by the exons ATGACAAAAACGTCGACGATACTTTATTGTGGGAGATGGTTAAACTCAAG cgcGAAATACATGACGCGACACAACGAAGCACTCAAGGTGATTTTCTACGAGCTCTTGAAAGACCTAGACCTAGTGACATCTATACCACCGTGGTATTCTCAGAATACGCTGAAGCCACTCTACGAGAACGAGAAAGGAAAGGCACTCTGGGACGTACCGCTGTATGCAGAATACGCGGAGGTGAGAAACAACAGGATAGAATATACTGTTATAGACGAGAAGAGGAAGAAAGTGGTGCTACTCGAAATGAGCTGTCCATGGGTTAGTAAGAGAGAGATCAAGTGTGGAGAGAAGACGAGTAAGTACCCCCCGCTGCGGTACGAACTAAGAAGGAGATACCCGGGATACAAGATTGAGCAGCATAATATCATAATAGACGGGCTAGGAGGGAGCTCGCGAAGTGTCAAGGAAAGCTTACGCCAATTGGTTGGAAGTGGCCGATGTAATTCAGTGCTCAGGAACATGCAGAAAGCTGTGGTCTCTAGCTCCCTTGACATTGCCAGGACCTTGAAGGTCCTGTCGGACTAA